CAAGTCAGAAACTTTTCACCTAGGACGGTCCAAAGCTACAAGAGCCACATAAAATATTTTCTTTCCAGATACTCTATACAGATAAATCCAGTAGATTTGAAAGACTTCCTGGTTCATATAAGGGATGAAAAAGGTTATGCAGCCTCGACAGTGGAAAACTACTTTGCTTCTTTATCTTGTTTCTGTGATTATCTGGAATGGGAAGGAATTATTCAGGAAAATATAATTCCCAAATTCCGAAAAAGGTATTTACGATATTACAAAGATCCTCTTCCTGAAGAAAGACAACTTATCAGCCTTGAACAAATGAAGGATCTAATAAATTCTGCTGAGGATTTGCAAACTAAAACAATATTCCTTATTTTTGCTAAAACAGGTATTCGAAGGCAGGAACTTATAGATCTGGACCGTTCAGATGTTTATTCTAAACAGAACATGATTATTCTTAAGAACCATCATTTTAAGCGATCTAATAGAACCGTTTTTTATGATAATGAATGTTCTTTTTACCTTGATAGATATATCAAGTGGAGATATAATCACAGAATAAATAAGCCTGCTCTTTTTCTCGGTGTTCAGGGTAGCCGGATTAGCAGAGATACTGTATACAATATTACTACAGAACATGCTGAAAAATTAGGATTTCATGACCCTACAGGCAGGCTGGAAGAAAAATTTACCCCTCACTGTTTCCGGCATTTCTTTACTACCTGGATGATAAGGTCCGGATGTCCTCGAGAATATGTTCAGGAACTCCGGGGAGATTCCAGGAAGGAAGCTATAGATATTTATCATCACATTAAGCATGATGAGCTAAGAGAGACTTATTTAAAATATATTCCAAAACTGGGAATAAAGATCTAATTTGTCTGAATTGCTAATCTGAGGGGGTAACTCATTGCAGAGAGAAAAGAAAAAATAAAGTCTGCAATAAGAATATATAAATAAGACTAACATAGATAGTTCGATCATACGAAAAGAAGGTATTCACAATGGCAAAGCCTATTGAACTTGGTCTTGTTCTTGAAGGAGAAGATGCAAAGGAATTCTTCAGGAACGAAAAAAATCCTGTAGTTTCAAAGAAAATGGTTGAGATGTTCAAGCGAGCAAAGAAAATACATGAGAAAAACAGGTTTTAAGCTTGAACTCTATAATTTCAGACTCTGAACTTCGTACAATATCCCTTAATAAAAATCATAATCTCTCTTCTTTTAGCTGCTTAAGCGGGGAATTGAATGATTTTCTAAAAAACGATGCTCTGAATGATCAAAGTAATCTAATAAGCAGAACCAGTTTATGCTTTTGGGATGACGAACTGGTAGGATTTTTTACTTTGATAGCAGATACAATTGAAGCTAAGGCTGTAACAGATGGACTTGAACATTACGAATATCGTAAATATCCTGGGGTTAAAATTGCCAGATTAGCAGTAGATTCCAGATTTGAAAGAAGAGGAATAGGTACTTATCTGTTACTTGCAGCCATAGGTAAAACATTATCTATTTGCGATAATATAGGGTGTAGATATATTCTCGTAGATTCAAAAAAAGACTCAATCGGCTTCTATCAAAAAAATGAATTCAAACTTGTAGATAAATACAAAAATCGAGAGTTCGTTCCAATGTATCTTAATATGCAGCCGATTATTTCTGAAATGAACCTTGAGAATAGTAGCTAAACAAATGTTTTAATTTAATCAGAGTTTCTTTAAGTGCCGCAACACAAAAAAAAGTAGGTTAGACAAGAAACGAACAAAAAAGACTATTTTTTTAAGGCTTCTAGTGAGTTACGCTGAGGGGGAGAACCGAACGTTTTAACCGTTCTAGTTCCCCCATCAGTTAACTTCACTGGCTGAATTTTTATCGTAAACCCTTTTGCCTTTCAGAGAAGGTCGGAAACGCACTTTTGAAAAAAGTATATTCCTTCTCAAGGCCTGGGACCTGTTACCAGCAGGTCGACATTCACAGCCAAACCATATATAGTGCCTTCATGGTTTAATAATGTTCTTATATCAGTAAATTCTCAATTACTGTTTAGCTAAGGACTTTACCAGAGTTCTTGGACTAATTTCAGGAAATGCACGATGAGAAACACTATACCCGAGAGCGAAAGCTCTGTATTAGTTCCAACTAGTAACGCCTCTGAACTCAGAAACTTTTTGGCTCAGAAATCAGAAAGAACCCGAAAATGTTGTCCCTTCTGCGGATCTCTCCGGGTCGAGCGAAAGGTCAAAACAAAAGATTATCTCTGCCTCAGCTGTCTAAGATATTTTTGTTATCCTCACACTAAAATTACAAAACCGGGAGGTAATTCTGGTGCTCTTCCTAAAGCCTTAATGGCTTCTGAAACTGCGCAAATGTCGCCCTGGCTGCCAGTCGTGGTAACAGTATTTTGCTGTATTTTTATCGGTATTCTGATGCTCGCTTTCTGCCTCTCAATCCTTGCGGGGGTGAGCCTGTGAGAGGTCTAATGCCTGCCAGAGTCCCGGCCCACAAAGCCCGGAAAGTAGAACTCAGATCTCACCTTCCTGAACTCATCTTCCAAACAAGAGGAGAAATCAAACCTGCATACAGGAACACAATAAGAAACCTTTTCCAGACTCCAGATCTTGAAAAACTCTATCCTCAAGAGGTGCAGGCATGAGCCGAAGAAAAGCATTCTCTGCCTTCTTCGAAGATTCGCCTTGCTTGGAATCTGTCACTCAAGCAGAAGAATTTACGGTCCGAGAAAAAATTCTCTCAATTCGTGCCTATGTCGGAATCTGGGGGTGTGTGCAGTGAACACTCAGACAATTATTAATTACTCTGTCTATGTACTCACTGTCCTCCTGTATCTCGCTCTTGACATGCTCACATACAAGGGGGTGAGCCTGTGACCTGCGAAAACTGCGGAAATCCTGCCTGGAATTTCCAAAACATGAACAACGGGGAATATTACAGGTGTCCTGTCTGCGGAACATGCTATTACTCTATTCCCGTCTCACCTGCGGAGGCGGTCTAAATGGTCCGGGAATGCTGCAAAACCTGCCGGGGTTATGCTCACAACTCTATCAATCACGGCGTAGGCTGTTACGGATGTCAAAAATCTTGTGACGATTGCCTACATAATTACTGTGTGGCTTGTGGTGGCTGCACAGCTAAAAACAAAAAAACTCCTTGGCTTAATAGGCCATGCTCGGAGGCGGTCCTTTGATCTCAACAGATCTTCTCCTTTCTGACGACTGCCCGCAGCCGGAAATAGATTTTAAGGGCACAGGAAAAGCAGTCATATGGAAAAGAATGTTCCAGACTGGCATTCTCCAGGACAAACTTCCCGACGGGCTTCTATCTCTCCGCAGATATCCGGGCAGATCTGCGCAAAACGAACCCTTATACTATGTCATATTCGCCTCTCCGATCCCTGGGTACAGCTGGGTATCTGAAGAATCCGACTATGAAACCGCGTTCTCAACATACAGTTCCCTCGTATACGAGGAATTTATCTGAGGGGGTGAAGCAGTGAGCGCGAATATAGAAGGGAATACCTTAGCAAGCCACAACGGCTGCCAAATGGAAAACATAATCAAATCTCTGTATCCGGAGGCTGAATTTCACTATAAAGGAGTCATCGACTTTGTAATCGACGGGGTAAAAGTCGAAAACAAATCCTGTCAGGAATACATCAATGCAACAGGGAATCACAACGGCATGAGGTCAGGTAGGTTCTGCTTTGATGCCCTGCAGCACCAAACTCTCATAGAGCAAGGAGGAGACTATTCTTTCCTCGTCCAAAAAGATTCTAACCCTATCTTTTTCGCCAGGGTCCATGCAAAAAATCTTAAGCTCGGGAAATGGTCAGGGGTCAAAGCTGTCTGCTGGAAAACTATCATGCGGATGGTGATCTGATGGGACAAAAACGCGATAAAAGCGGGCTCAAAGGTCCGCTATTCTCTGCACTTTCGCCCGAAGATCAGCAAGAAGTCCGCGCCCTCATGAAAGTGTACAATGATACTACTCTCGATACTCCTTACTTTGAAGTTGAGCAATTTTATCACGCAGTTATCCGGGGGGTGAACACGTGAGGCCTTTCAGATACATCTTGCGTAATCATCGATACGAAAA
The genomic region above belongs to Methanosarcina horonobensis HB-1 = JCM 15518 and contains:
- a CDS encoding tyrosine-type recombinase/integrase, whose product is MYGKMIKYGSYGCTVREFPYTQILTDFLLDCQVRNFSPRTVQSYKSHIKYFLSRYSIQINPVDLKDFLVHIRDEKGYAASTVENYFASLSCFCDYLEWEGIIQENIIPKFRKRYLRYYKDPLPEERQLISLEQMKDLINSAEDLQTKTIFLIFAKTGIRRQELIDLDRSDVYSKQNMIILKNHHFKRSNRTVFYDNECSFYLDRYIKWRYNHRINKPALFLGVQGSRISRDTVYNITTEHAEKLGFHDPTGRLEEKFTPHCFRHFFTTWMIRSGCPREYVQELRGDSRKEAIDIYHHIKHDELRETYLKYIPKLGIKI
- a CDS encoding GNAT family N-acetyltransferase gives rise to the protein MNSIISDSELRTISLNKNHNLSSFSCLSGELNDFLKNDALNDQSNLISRTSLCFWDDELVGFFTLIADTIEAKAVTDGLEHYEYRKYPGVKIARLAVDSRFERRGIGTYLLLAAIGKTLSICDNIGCRYILVDSKKDSIGFYQKNEFKLVDKYKNREFVPMYLNMQPIISEMNLENSS